The Streptomyces sp. NBC_00440 genome contains a region encoding:
- a CDS encoding aromatic-ring-hydroxylating dioxygenase subunit beta, which yields MTSDTFSAMAREPGLPFDDRRALDSVSLIWHEAHLLDARRYEEWDALWAEGGEYVIPIARETADFAATLNLVYDDDRMRRMRIERLSGEFSISAVAAARTVRSVSRFVVTGRDADAVEIDSGQILVAYKREETSVLAADVSHRIVFTAGGPRIARKVVRLVNAEDAVTASGFLL from the coding sequence ATGACAAGTGACACTTTCAGCGCGATGGCCCGGGAGCCGGGGCTGCCGTTCGACGACCGGCGGGCGCTGGACTCGGTCTCGCTGATCTGGCACGAGGCCCATCTGCTGGACGCCCGGCGGTACGAGGAGTGGGACGCCCTGTGGGCCGAGGGCGGGGAGTACGTGATCCCCATCGCACGGGAGACCGCGGACTTCGCGGCCACCCTCAATCTCGTCTATGACGACGACCGGATGCGCCGCATGCGGATCGAGCGCCTCAGCGGAGAGTTCTCCATCTCGGCGGTGGCTGCGGCCCGCACGGTCCGGTCCGTGTCACGTTTCGTGGTCACGGGCCGGGACGCGGACGCGGTCGAGATCGACTCCGGCCAGATCCTCGTCGCCTACAAGCGGGAGGAGACGTCCGTGCTCGCCGCCGACGTCAGCCACCGCATCGTGTTCACCGCCGGAGGTCCGCGGATCGCACGCAAGGTCGTACGCCTGGTCAACGCCGAGGACGCCGTGACGGCGTCGGGGTTCCTGCTGTGA
- a CDS encoding SDR family NAD(P)-dependent oxidoreductase, translated as MSAPGTYRPDESASPRVALVTGAARGLGACIAARLHGRGYRVALTDLDGDSAVAAAASLDPSGQSALGLRLDVRDKDAFVHARDALVEQWDAIHVLVNNAGYSKVEQLMEIGPESFASVVSANLNGTFFGCQVLGSYFAGRGYGRIVNIGSLAGQNGGTATGAHYAAAKGGVATLTKVFARELGPRGVTVNAVSPGPQDLPVVRESVAPDRLAQIEASIPVGRLGRPEFIADMAVLLASEHADAVTGACWDANGGLYMR; from the coding sequence GTGAGCGCGCCGGGAACGTACCGGCCCGATGAGAGCGCCTCCCCCCGGGTCGCGCTGGTGACCGGGGCGGCCCGCGGTCTGGGGGCGTGCATCGCGGCCCGTCTGCACGGTCGGGGCTACCGGGTCGCGCTGACCGACCTGGACGGGGACTCCGCGGTCGCGGCCGCCGCATCGCTGGACCCGAGCGGGCAGTCCGCGCTCGGCCTCCGCCTGGATGTCCGCGACAAGGACGCCTTCGTCCACGCACGGGACGCTCTCGTCGAGCAGTGGGACGCGATCCATGTGCTGGTCAACAACGCCGGTTACTCGAAGGTCGAACAGCTGATGGAGATCGGCCCGGAGAGCTTCGCCTCGGTCGTCTCCGCCAACCTCAACGGTACGTTCTTCGGCTGCCAGGTCCTCGGCTCCTACTTCGCCGGACGTGGCTACGGACGCATCGTCAACATCGGCTCGCTCGCCGGACAGAACGGAGGCACCGCGACCGGCGCGCACTATGCGGCGGCGAAAGGCGGAGTGGCCACGCTCACCAAGGTCTTCGCCCGTGAGCTGGGCCCCCGGGGTGTGACGGTGAACGCCGTCTCGCCCGGACCGCAGGACCTGCCGGTCGTACGCGAGAGCGTCGCGCCGGACAGGCTCGCGCAGATCGAGGCATCGATCCCGGTGGGCCGGCTCGGACGGCCCGAGTTCATCGCGGACATGGCCGTCCTCCTGGCATCCGAGCACGCGGACGCCGTCACCGGAGCCTGCTGGGACGCCAACGGCGGCCTGTACATGCGCTGA
- a CDS encoding PDR/VanB family oxidoreductase — MFTVTVTETAQETAAVKVLRLARSDGRPLAPYAAGAHIDVTGPTGVTRPYSLCGPPGDIGFYTIAVKREENSRGGSLALHDKVTTGTDLLVGEPRRLFGVVPQASEHHLVAAGIGITPLLAMAYELHAAGAEFRLHYVARDRSEAALAGLLEEAAFADRVAFHFGLGRAGTTAVLADELTGLPAQAHVYTCGPPGFMEQTAALAGRGLPADHIHSELFQAGEQEDAAPCTSFEVELDTGEVFTVPPDRSIADVLEANGVAIDTSCREGICGTCVLQVLSGDPDHRDHCLTAKEKAAGDQIAACVSRSRSPRLVVELW, encoded by the coding sequence ATGTTCACTGTCACCGTCACCGAGACCGCCCAGGAGACGGCGGCGGTCAAGGTGCTCCGACTGGCTCGCTCCGACGGCCGCCCCCTCGCTCCCTACGCGGCCGGCGCCCACATCGACGTGACCGGCCCCACCGGTGTCACCCGCCCGTACTCGCTGTGCGGCCCGCCCGGCGACATCGGCTTCTACACCATCGCAGTCAAACGTGAGGAGAATTCCCGCGGCGGCTCACTGGCCCTGCACGACAAGGTCACGACCGGCACCGATCTCCTCGTCGGTGAACCGCGCCGGCTCTTCGGCGTCGTCCCGCAAGCGAGTGAGCACCACCTGGTGGCGGCAGGCATCGGTATCACTCCCTTGCTGGCCATGGCGTACGAACTGCACGCGGCAGGCGCCGAGTTCAGGCTGCACTATGTGGCGCGCGACCGTTCGGAGGCGGCTCTCGCCGGGCTCCTCGAAGAAGCCGCCTTCGCGGACCGGGTCGCGTTTCACTTCGGGCTGGGCCGTGCGGGCACCACGGCGGTGCTCGCGGACGAACTGACGGGGCTCCCCGCACAGGCGCACGTCTATACCTGCGGGCCACCGGGCTTCATGGAGCAGACGGCCGCGCTCGCGGGTCGCGGACTCCCGGCGGACCATATCCATTCGGAGCTGTTCCAGGCAGGCGAACAGGAGGACGCCGCCCCCTGCACCAGCTTTGAGGTCGAGCTCGACACCGGTGAGGTCTTCACCGTGCCACCCGACAGGAGCATCGCCGACGTCCTGGAGGCGAACGGGGTGGCTATCGACACCTCCTGCCGCGAGGGCATCTGCGGCACGTGCGTACTCCAGGTCCTGTCCGGCGATCCCGACCACAGGGACCACTGCCTCACCGCGAAGGAGAAGGCCGCCGGTGACCAGATCGCGGCGTGCGTGTCCCGTTCCAGGTCACCTCGCCTGGTTGTCGAGCTGTGGTGA
- a CDS encoding flavin reductase, protein MSVNDAPGIPSRDAFREAMAHLPAAVNILTTDGPSGRCGITLSAVCSVTDNPPTVLVCVNRSSAMHDVFSANGRVCLNVLGGDQQELALHFAGATEVSMAERFSWNIWDRSQDVPVLEDALVAVVGTVKDRKPMGSHSVLFVEIEQVRTRTGGQSLVYFNRSFHRLDSAPPVAC, encoded by the coding sequence ATGAGTGTCAACGACGCCCCTGGCATCCCATCGAGGGACGCCTTCCGGGAAGCGATGGCGCATCTTCCCGCCGCCGTCAATATCCTCACGACGGACGGGCCGAGCGGCCGCTGCGGCATCACCCTCAGCGCCGTCTGCTCCGTGACCGACAACCCACCGACCGTCCTGGTCTGTGTCAATCGCAGCAGTGCGATGCACGATGTGTTCAGTGCCAACGGGCGCGTCTGCCTCAATGTGCTCGGCGGAGACCAGCAGGAGCTCGCGCTGCACTTCGCGGGTGCCACCGAGGTGTCCATGGCCGAACGGTTCAGCTGGAACATCTGGGACCGGAGCCAGGACGTGCCGGTTCTGGAGGATGCGCTGGTGGCCGTGGTCGGAACGGTCAAGGACCGTAAGCCGATGGGATCGCACAGCGTGCTGTTCGTGGAGATCGAGCAGGTCCGCACCCGAACCGGCGGCCAGAGCCTCGTCTACTTCAACCGGTCCTTCCACCGCCTGGACTCAGCCCCGCCGGTGGCCTGCTGA
- a CDS encoding mandelate racemase/muconate lactonizing enzyme family protein: protein MKITAIEAIPYAIPYAKSLRFASGEVHTAEHVLVRVHTDNGLTGVADAPPRPFTYGETQQSVIAVIEKIFAPNLVGLDVLAREAVHGHLRRTVGNPVAKSAIDMALWDLAGQALGLPVTTLLGGHGNSMRVSHMLGFDEPAKMAAEAERMRDRYGIRVFKVKVGRRPVRLDVEVCRALREVLGDEAELYVDGNRGWTASESARALRALDPLGITLAEELCPADDVLGRRWLVRQSPVPFVADESAVTPAEVTRSLLDGAATAISIKTARTGFTTSQRVLFQCEGMGAEVVMGNQIDGQLGTACTVAFGAAYAASSHRAGELSNFLDMRDDLLTEPLTISDGRLTVRDLPGLGVAIDPDKLARYRQDT from the coding sequence ATGAAGATCACAGCGATCGAGGCAATCCCCTACGCCATCCCCTACGCCAAGTCCCTGCGCTTCGCCAGCGGTGAAGTACACACTGCCGAGCACGTCCTGGTCCGCGTCCACACCGACAACGGGCTGACCGGCGTGGCGGACGCACCGCCCCGCCCCTTCACCTACGGCGAGACCCAGCAGTCCGTGATCGCCGTCATCGAGAAGATCTTCGCCCCGAACCTCGTGGGCCTGGACGTGCTGGCCCGCGAGGCCGTTCACGGGCACCTGCGCCGTACTGTCGGCAACCCCGTCGCCAAGTCGGCGATCGACATGGCGCTCTGGGACCTCGCGGGACAAGCGCTCGGCCTTCCCGTCACCACGCTGCTCGGTGGGCACGGCAATTCCATGCGGGTCTCTCATATGCTCGGATTCGACGAACCGGCGAAGATGGCCGCCGAAGCCGAGCGGATGCGGGACAGGTACGGCATCCGCGTCTTCAAGGTGAAGGTCGGCCGCCGCCCCGTACGGCTCGATGTCGAGGTGTGCCGGGCACTGCGCGAAGTACTGGGTGACGAAGCCGAGTTGTACGTCGACGGCAACCGCGGCTGGACCGCGTCCGAGTCGGCCCGGGCCCTGCGTGCGCTCGACCCGCTGGGCATCACGCTCGCCGAGGAACTGTGTCCCGCCGACGACGTGCTCGGGCGACGGTGGCTCGTACGGCAGAGCCCGGTGCCGTTCGTGGCCGACGAATCGGCCGTCACACCCGCCGAGGTGACGCGCTCGCTCCTGGACGGCGCGGCCACCGCGATCAGCATCAAGACCGCCCGCACCGGCTTCACCACGTCCCAGCGCGTGCTGTTCCAGTGCGAGGGCATGGGCGCGGAAGTCGTGATGGGCAATCAGATCGACGGCCAGCTGGGCACCGCGTGCACCGTCGCCTTCGGCGCCGCCTACGCCGCCTCGTCCCACCGCGCCGGGGAACTCTCCAACTTCCTGGACATGAGGGACGACCTGCTCACCGAGCCGCTCACCATCAGCGACGGCCGGCTCACGGTACGGGACCTGCCCGGCCTCGGTGTGGCGATCGACCCGGACAAGCTGGCCCGCTACCGCCAGGACACCTGA
- the catA gene encoding catechol 1,2-dioxygenase, with product MTDATQQTPTAQPPAGPATAAASGAAATERFRGKQHPEAPVAGTARVGLLASEAIAAVHDVIRRHKVTYAEYDALKSWLIQVGQDGEWPLFLDVWIEHVVEEVANENREGTSGTIEGPYYVPGAPVLPAEATLPMRVGEAGTPLLFQGQVTAVGGAPLPGARVEIWHADADGLYSQFAPGLPEWNLRGTVIADGQGHFKIHTLEPAPYRIPTDGSCGKLIAAAGWHAWRPAHLHLKVSVPGHQLITTQLYFESGSHLDDDIASAVKPELILAPAPADSGEGNEVTYDFALDKA from the coding sequence ATGACCGACGCCACCCAGCAGACCCCCACCGCGCAGCCCCCCGCCGGCCCGGCCACCGCGGCAGCGTCCGGCGCCGCCGCCACCGAGCGGTTCCGCGGCAAGCAGCACCCAGAGGCCCCCGTCGCCGGCACCGCGCGCGTCGGCCTGCTGGCATCCGAGGCGATCGCCGCCGTGCACGACGTCATCCGCAGGCACAAGGTCACGTACGCCGAATACGATGCGCTGAAGTCCTGGCTCATCCAGGTCGGCCAGGACGGCGAATGGCCCCTCTTCCTCGACGTGTGGATCGAGCACGTCGTCGAGGAGGTCGCCAACGAGAACCGCGAGGGCACCAGCGGCACCATCGAAGGCCCCTACTACGTCCCCGGTGCGCCGGTCCTTCCTGCGGAAGCCACCCTGCCCATGCGCGTGGGCGAAGCCGGTACGCCGCTGCTGTTCCAGGGCCAGGTGACCGCGGTCGGCGGCGCGCCGCTGCCCGGTGCCAGGGTCGAGATCTGGCACGCCGACGCCGACGGCCTCTACTCGCAGTTCGCCCCCGGCCTGCCGGAGTGGAACCTGCGCGGCACCGTCATCGCCGACGGTCAGGGGCACTTCAAGATTCACACCCTGGAGCCGGCCCCGTACCGGATCCCCACCGACGGCTCCTGCGGAAAGCTGATAGCCGCGGCCGGCTGGCACGCCTGGCGCCCGGCTCATCTGCATCTGAAAGTCTCCGTGCCGGGCCACCAACTCATCACCACCCAGCTGTACTTCGAGAGCGGAAGTCACCTCGATGACGACATCGCCTCGGCTGTGAAGCCAGAGCTGATCCTCGCCCCGGCGCCGGCCGATTCCGGTGAAGGCAATGAAGTGACGTACGACTTCGCGCTCGACAAAGCCTGA
- the catC gene encoding muconolactone Delta-isomerase: MLFAVNMDVAIPHDLAPEVREDLIAREKAYCQALQRDGVWVHIWRCTGQYANLSVFDVADNDELHSVLWNLPLFRYMSVSVTPLSAHPSALHGSGAAVA, translated from the coding sequence ATGCTGTTCGCAGTGAACATGGATGTCGCGATCCCGCACGACCTCGCCCCCGAGGTACGCGAGGACCTGATAGCCCGTGAGAAGGCCTACTGCCAAGCGCTCCAGAGGGACGGCGTCTGGGTCCACATCTGGCGGTGCACCGGGCAGTACGCCAACCTCAGCGTCTTCGACGTCGCGGACAACGACGAGCTGCACAGCGTCCTGTGGAATCTGCCGCTCTTCCGCTACATGTCGGTCTCCGTCACGCCGCTGTCGGCCCATCCGTCGGCACTTCACGGTTCCGGCGCTGCGGTGGCCTGA